A region of the Roseofilum capinflatum BLCC-M114 genome:
TAAACCCTTGCCCAAAGCCACACGATCCTAATTTAAGTCAAAAATACAACGATCAATTCCGGGCTTTAACCTTGAAAAAGATGAGCCGCCATCCGATTGTGATCCCCTAAAATATAATCAATAGACTTGTATCCGACAGAAGCGATCATCGATTTAAATACATCAGGGGGATATTTAAAAGAACTCAAGGTATGAACTTTCTGCCCTTTTTCAATGACTACAGTGTGTCCTTGAATTTCAATATTTTGCGTTTCAGTTGCCGTCAAAACATGCTTGAGATCGTGAGTTTCAGATACCCATTCTGGTTTATAACTAAAGGCTTCTGGTTTCATTCCCACTGCACCCGAATCCCGATCGACACGAAACATAATGTTCTCCATGAAAACAGCCATTTTTGGCGTATCATAGGCCTTCATCAAAGAAACTTCATCTTGGTTAGCATCATGAACCAGGAGTAAATAGTGGGGTTTACCAATTAATTCCTTGATATGAGCGATAAAAACGGGAACTTCTTCTTTTCTCAAATTGGCAATGGTACTCCCCTTGAATAAAACAACCGGTTTTTCATATTCGGGTAGAGTCTCCAGTTGCGTGAAGTCTTGCTGCATTCCTTCAACCGAAATCTTAGGCAGTTCAGCCCGAATCACTTCCACAACTTTATCTACAAAATCCTGGGAAATATCAATTCCCAAGTATCCGTTTAATTGCTCGCAAGAGCGCAGCAGGGGCAAAGTTTTCAGACGGATACTGGTTTCACTGCCAGGCCC
Encoded here:
- a CDS encoding L-histidine N(alpha)-methyltransferase, which encodes MTNKTGDKKVINKLEQDAMEFLLGKLSGNLWPYLYGTPEDANDPVRGGILYNEMLKGEEDYYLYKYEAELFQSKGHLLTQQLGANATFIELGPGSETSIRLKTLPLLRSCEQLNGYLGIDISQDFVDKVVEVIRAELPKISVEGMQQDFTQLETLPEYEKPVVLFKGSTIANLRKEEVPVFIAHIKELIGKPHYLLLVHDANQDEVSLMKAYDTPKMAVFMENIMFRVDRDSGAVGMKPEAFSYKPEWVSETHDLKHVLTATETQNIEIQGHTVVIEKGQKVHTLSSFKYPPDVFKSMIASVGYKSIDYILGDHNRMAAHLFQG